The Miscanthus floridulus cultivar M001 chromosome 17, ASM1932011v1, whole genome shotgun sequence genome has a window encoding:
- the LOC136514931 gene encoding large ribosomal subunit protein eL28z-like: MKRLLETRVYEHSPGIKQARLRAAWPPAAATPTPGAERGDAAASRLRRREMATVPGDLIWQVVRKNNSFLVKQFGNGNAKVQFTKEPNNLYNVHSYKHSGLANKKTVTIQPAAGKDSAVVLSTTKTKKQNTPAKLSHKSVMRKEFRKMAKAVKNQVSDNYYRPDLTKPALARLSSVYRSLQVAKSGVKKKNRQPKH, from the exons ATGAAGCGCTTGCTAGAAACTAGGGTTTACGAGCACTCCCCCGGTATAAAACAGGCGAGGCTCCGAGCCGCTTGGCCTCCCGCAGCCGCCACCCCAACCCCCGGAGCAGAGCGAGGCGACGCAGCGGCATCTCGTCTCCG GCGAAGGGAAATGGCGACCGTTCCAGGGGATCTGATCTGGCAGGTTGTGAGGAAGAACAACTCCTTCCTTGTGAAGCAGTTTGGCAACGGCAATGCCAAGGTGCAGTTCACCAAGGAGCCCAACAACCTCTACAACGTCCACTCCTACAAGCACTCTG GCTTGGCGAACAAGAAGACCGTGACGATCCAGCCAGCTGCTGGAAAGGACTCGGCTGTGGTCCTCTCTACTACCAAGACcaagaagcagaacacacctgcGAAGCTCAGCCACAAGTCTGTGATGCGCAAGGAGTTCCGCAAGATGGCCAAGGCTGTGAAAAACCAG GTTAGCGACAACTACTACAGGCCTGATCTGACCAAGCCGGCTCTTGCTAGGCTGAGCTCTGTGTACCGCAGCCTCCAGGTCGCCAAGTCTGGtgtcaagaagaagaacaggcaGCCTAAGCACTAA
- the LOC136518611 gene encoding jacalin-related lectin 19-like isoform X2 — protein sequence MQPQRKMVLSKKLMKVGPWGGTGGHPWDDGGHSGIRSITMSYDRCMESISVEYDRDGLAVPGERHGGAAASHTTQIKLSYPGEYLTTVSGHYAPIAHGGSPVIRSLAFRTNQRAYGPFGAAEGTPFSFPVEGGVIVGFCGRSGWQLDAVGLYVAPLRPETMYDRVQKLGLTAYRAVWQRIGSEQQQQHDPVKQLNGNAQITHKT from the exons ATG CAACCTCAGAGAAAGATGGTGTTGTCGAAGAAGCTGATGAAGGTTGGGCCATGGGGTGGCACCGGGGGACACCCGTGGGACGACGGCGGCCACTCCGGCATCCGCAGCATCACCATGTCCTACGACCGGTGCATGGAATCCATCAGCGTGGAGTACGACAGGGACGGCCTGGCCGTCCCCGGCGAGCGGCACGGAGGCGCCGCCGCCAGCCACACGACTCAG ATCAAACTGAGCTACCCGGGCGAGTACCTGACCACCGTGAGCGGGCACTACGCGCCGATCGCGCACGGCGGCTCGCCGGTGATCCGCTCGCTGGCGTTCCGGACCAACCAGAGGGCGTACGGGCCGTTCGGCGCGGCGGAGGGCACGCCGTTCTCGTTCCCGGTGGAGGGAGGCGTCATCGTCGGATTCTGCGGGAGGAGCGGCTGGCAGCTCGACGCCGTCGGCCTCTACGTCGCGCCGTTGCGCCCGGAGACCATGTACGACAGGGTGCAGAAGCTCGGCCTCACGGCTTACCGGGCGGTTTGGCAGCGGATAGGgtccgagcagcagcagcagcatgatcCGGTGAAACAGCTGAACGGCAACGCGCAGATTACTCACAAGACATAA
- the LOC136518611 gene encoding jacalin-related lectin 19-like isoform X1, producing MQQPQRKMVLSKKLMKVGPWGGTGGHPWDDGGHSGIRSITMSYDRCMESISVEYDRDGLAVPGERHGGAAASHTTQIKLSYPGEYLTTVSGHYAPIAHGGSPVIRSLAFRTNQRAYGPFGAAEGTPFSFPVEGGVIVGFCGRSGWQLDAVGLYVAPLRPETMYDRVQKLGLTAYRAVWQRIGSEQQQQHDPVKQLNGNAQITHKT from the exons ATG CAGCAACCTCAGAGAAAGATGGTGTTGTCGAAGAAGCTGATGAAGGTTGGGCCATGGGGTGGCACCGGGGGACACCCGTGGGACGACGGCGGCCACTCCGGCATCCGCAGCATCACCATGTCCTACGACCGGTGCATGGAATCCATCAGCGTGGAGTACGACAGGGACGGCCTGGCCGTCCCCGGCGAGCGGCACGGAGGCGCCGCCGCCAGCCACACGACTCAG ATCAAACTGAGCTACCCGGGCGAGTACCTGACCACCGTGAGCGGGCACTACGCGCCGATCGCGCACGGCGGCTCGCCGGTGATCCGCTCGCTGGCGTTCCGGACCAACCAGAGGGCGTACGGGCCGTTCGGCGCGGCGGAGGGCACGCCGTTCTCGTTCCCGGTGGAGGGAGGCGTCATCGTCGGATTCTGCGGGAGGAGCGGCTGGCAGCTCGACGCCGTCGGCCTCTACGTCGCGCCGTTGCGCCCGGAGACCATGTACGACAGGGTGCAGAAGCTCGGCCTCACGGCTTACCGGGCGGTTTGGCAGCGGATAGGgtccgagcagcagcagcagcatgatcCGGTGAAACAGCTGAACGGCAACGCGCAGATTACTCACAAGACATAA